From a region of the Anaeromyxobacter sp. genome:
- the mrdA gene encoding penicillin-binding protein 2 codes for MSFLPSAGPGATQREFKPRALWATAVVVVAFLILLGRLYQLQVLRGDEYKEKADENFVKELRVPADRGQVLDRRSKVLVDSRPSYDVTLTPYFCGKQCDEIVSRLAALLALPPEGEQRARAQLAAARKLERFRPFTLAVDVRREELDVLEAGGMDLPGVDVLPTPHRNYRFGPLGGHLIGYMNEVGPEEQKRLNEELARSASPQGAYLLGDYTGRRGLERRWERELRGVDGKRRIAVDAKGREKEGDLIAEDHRLVPARPGNNLVLSLDWRLQELAEKAFPATAGVVLAMEAKTGFLLALVDRPAPDPNKMSGRISGAELSRIHDDPLQPELFRAIQQHYHPGSTFKAVTAIAALEEGLFRPETQVSCPGYFRMGAARWRCDKESGHGAVDFTHALGASCDVFFYQAGAQLGADLIARWGKRLGLGAPTGFDVAGEVPGTIPDVAWHDARVPGGYQRGMAVNLSIGQGDVNVTPMQQVVFYGALATGVLWRPQVVLRIEDPEGRVVREFAPEERGRVDLKPSTRQAVMKGLLAAVNEPYGTGYAQRSQDYLMAGKTGTAQVVKLGATRLKASQVGYFQRDHAWFAAFAPADDPEIVVVVLNEHSGFGASNAAPTAGALIKAFFELKAQDAAERAGASGRAPPPPPSTPPRAAPPGRADRPSLGARPAALATGGRHG; via the coding sequence ATGTCGTTCCTCCCCTCAGCCGGCCCCGGCGCCACCCAGCGCGAGTTCAAGCCGCGCGCCCTCTGGGCCACCGCCGTGGTGGTGGTCGCCTTCCTGATCCTGCTGGGGCGGCTCTACCAGCTCCAGGTGCTGCGCGGCGACGAGTACAAGGAGAAGGCCGACGAGAACTTCGTCAAGGAGCTGCGGGTGCCGGCCGACCGCGGCCAGGTGCTGGACCGGCGCAGCAAGGTGCTGGTGGACTCCCGCCCCAGCTACGACGTCACCCTGACGCCCTACTTCTGCGGCAAGCAGTGCGACGAGATCGTCTCGCGGCTGGCGGCGCTGCTGGCCCTGCCGCCCGAGGGCGAGCAGCGGGCCCGGGCCCAGCTGGCCGCGGCCCGCAAGCTGGAGCGCTTCCGCCCCTTCACGCTGGCGGTGGACGTGCGGCGCGAGGAGCTCGACGTGCTGGAGGCCGGCGGCATGGACCTGCCGGGCGTCGACGTCCTGCCGACGCCCCACCGCAACTACCGCTTCGGCCCGCTGGGCGGCCACCTCATCGGCTACATGAACGAGGTCGGGCCGGAGGAGCAGAAGCGGCTCAACGAGGAGCTGGCGCGGTCGGCCAGCCCGCAGGGCGCCTACCTGCTGGGCGACTACACCGGGCGGCGCGGCCTGGAGCGCCGCTGGGAGCGCGAGCTGCGCGGCGTCGACGGCAAGCGCCGCATCGCGGTGGACGCCAAGGGGCGCGAGAAGGAGGGCGATCTCATCGCCGAGGACCACCGGCTGGTGCCGGCGCGGCCGGGCAACAACCTGGTGCTGTCGCTCGACTGGCGCCTGCAGGAGCTGGCCGAGAAGGCCTTCCCGGCCACCGCCGGCGTGGTGCTGGCCATGGAGGCCAAGACCGGGTTCCTGCTGGCGCTGGTGGACCGGCCGGCCCCCGACCCCAACAAGATGTCGGGCCGCATCTCCGGGGCCGAGCTGAGCCGCATCCACGACGACCCGCTGCAGCCGGAGCTGTTCCGCGCCATCCAGCAGCACTACCACCCGGGCTCGACCTTCAAGGCGGTGACCGCCATCGCGGCGCTGGAGGAGGGGCTCTTCCGGCCCGAGACCCAGGTGAGCTGCCCGGGGTACTTCCGCATGGGCGCGGCCCGCTGGCGCTGCGACAAGGAGTCGGGCCACGGCGCGGTGGACTTCACCCACGCGCTGGGGGCCAGCTGCGACGTCTTCTTCTACCAGGCCGGCGCGCAGCTGGGCGCCGACCTGATCGCCAGGTGGGGCAAGCGGCTCGGGCTGGGCGCGCCCACCGGCTTCGACGTGGCCGGCGAGGTGCCGGGGACCATCCCCGACGTCGCCTGGCACGACGCGCGCGTCCCCGGCGGCTACCAGCGGGGCATGGCGGTCAACCTCTCGATCGGGCAGGGCGACGTGAACGTCACCCCCATGCAGCAGGTGGTGTTCTACGGGGCGCTGGCCACCGGCGTCCTGTGGAGGCCGCAGGTGGTGCTGCGCATCGAGGACCCGGAGGGGCGGGTGGTCCGGGAGTTCGCGCCGGAGGAGCGCGGCCGGGTGGACCTGAAGCCCTCGACGCGGCAGGCGGTGATGAAGGGGCTGCTGGCGGCCGTCAACGAGCCGTACGGCACCGGCTACGCGCAGCGCAGCCAGGACTACCTCATGGCCGGCAAGACCGGCACGGCGCAGGTGGTCAAGCTGGGCGCCACCCGCCTCAAGGCCTCGCAGGTGGGCTACTTCCAGCGGGACCACGCCTGGTTCGCGGCCTTCGCCCCGGCCGACGACCCGGAGATCGTGGTGGTGGTGCTCAACGAGCACTCCGGCTTCGGCGCGTCCAACGCGGCGCCCACCGCCGGCGCCCTCATCAAGGCCTTCTTCGAGCTCAAGGCGCAGGACGCGGCCGAGCGGGCCGGGGCCTCGGGCCGCGCGCCGCCCCCGCCACCCTCGACCCCGCCGCGCGCCGCGCCGCCCGGCCGGGCCGACCGCCCCTCCCTGGGCGCCCGGCCCGCCGCCCTGGCCACGGGAGGCCGGCATGGCTGA
- the mreC gene encoding rod shape-determining protein MreC, with protein MLALLRRYRELILVAVLLLFPLAVFFAHAARPGERSRVDQLLLAVTAPLEKVVAAAVTGTLDAWSGYLALRGAHERAAALTRENRQLTLERQALLQEKAENDRLRRLLSLAEAEPPRSYLGARVIGVRMAPAGLQLITLDKGADAGLARGMPVVVADGVVGRVHATAGGSADVLLAVDRNSSIAVRVERTRARANVRGLGRPDLGRLDYALRSEDVIEGDLLVTSGTDAVFPAGLPVGRATRLVRSTQGGLFLEGSVLPAVDPTRLEEVLVITSGARDLLPAAALPGALP; from the coding sequence GTGCTGGCCCTCCTCAGGCGGTACCGCGAGCTCATCCTGGTCGCCGTGCTGCTGCTCTTCCCACTGGCCGTCTTCTTCGCCCACGCCGCGCGCCCGGGCGAGCGGTCGCGCGTCGACCAGCTGCTGCTGGCGGTCACCGCGCCGCTCGAGAAGGTGGTGGCCGCCGCCGTGACCGGCACGCTCGACGCCTGGAGCGGGTACCTGGCCCTGCGCGGGGCCCACGAGCGGGCCGCCGCGCTGACCCGCGAGAACCGGCAGCTCACCCTGGAGCGCCAGGCGCTGCTGCAGGAGAAGGCCGAGAACGACCGGCTGCGCCGGCTCCTGTCGCTGGCCGAGGCCGAGCCGCCGCGCAGCTACCTGGGCGCCCGGGTCATCGGGGTGCGGATGGCGCCGGCCGGCCTGCAGCTCATCACCCTCGACAAGGGGGCCGACGCGGGCCTGGCCCGCGGCATGCCGGTGGTGGTGGCCGACGGGGTGGTGGGGCGGGTGCACGCCACCGCCGGCGGGAGCGCCGACGTGCTGCTGGCGGTGGACCGCAACAGCTCCATCGCGGTCCGCGTCGAGCGCACCCGGGCGCGCGCCAACGTGCGTGGCCTGGGCCGGCCCGACCTGGGCCGCCTGGACTACGCCCTGCGCAGCGAGGACGTCATCGAGGGCGACCTGCTGGTCACCTCCGGCACCGACGCGGTCTTCCCGGCCGGCCTGCCGGTGGGGCGCGCCACCCGGCTGGTGCGGTCCACCCAGGGCGGGCTCTTCCTGGAGGGCTCGGTGCTGCCGGCGGTGGACCCCACCCGCCTGGAGGAGGTGCTGGTGATCACCTCCGGCGCGCGCGACCTGCTGCCGGCCGCCGCGCTGCCGGGGGCCCTGCCGTGA
- the rodA gene encoding rod shape-determining protein RodA, whose product MAEVSLASSAPRRTFVHFPWPVAGLTLAIGAIGIWNLASASRSAHAPVWIAQSAWMGAGVVLAAAITLFDYRSYRRLAWVFYGLVVGLLGAVFVVGRTVMGARRWIGVGSVNLGQPSELAKIAVIMALASWFHWDSARRKGPLGLMGIAIPGLITLLPALLILKQPDLGTALVVVAIGGTMLLFARVRWRTLAVLAGVAVLAASFGYPHLKPYQKKRVETFLNPEGDALGAGYHAMQSKIAVGSGQAIGKGWGQGTQSYLSFLPEQHTDFIFSVWAEEHGFFGCLLLLALYFALVTVAVDIAGNARDHFGHFLAVGVSAMLFWQTVVNIGMVTAVLPVVGVTLPLMSYGGSSVLAIFAGIGLLANVGMRRFVN is encoded by the coding sequence ATGGCTGAGGTCTCGCTGGCCTCCTCGGCGCCGCGCCGCACCTTCGTCCACTTCCCCTGGCCGGTGGCCGGGCTGACGCTGGCCATCGGGGCCATCGGCATCTGGAACCTGGCCTCCGCCTCGCGCAGCGCCCACGCGCCGGTCTGGATCGCCCAGTCCGCCTGGATGGGCGCCGGGGTGGTGCTGGCGGCGGCCATCACGCTGTTCGACTACCGCTCCTACCGGCGCCTGGCCTGGGTCTTCTACGGCCTGGTGGTGGGGCTGCTGGGGGCGGTCTTCGTGGTGGGCCGCACCGTCATGGGAGCGCGCCGCTGGATCGGCGTGGGGAGCGTCAACCTCGGCCAGCCCTCCGAGCTGGCCAAGATCGCCGTCATCATGGCGCTGGCCAGCTGGTTCCACTGGGACTCGGCCCGCCGCAAGGGGCCGCTCGGCCTCATGGGCATCGCCATCCCCGGGCTCATCACGCTGCTGCCGGCGCTGCTCATCCTGAAGCAGCCCGACCTGGGGACGGCGCTGGTGGTGGTGGCCATCGGCGGCACCATGCTGCTCTTCGCCCGGGTGCGCTGGCGCACCCTGGCGGTGCTGGCCGGGGTGGCGGTGCTGGCGGCCAGCTTCGGCTACCCGCACCTCAAGCCCTACCAGAAGAAGCGGGTCGAGACCTTCCTCAACCCGGAGGGCGACGCGCTGGGGGCCGGCTACCACGCCATGCAGTCGAAGATCGCGGTGGGCTCCGGGCAGGCCATCGGCAAGGGCTGGGGCCAGGGGACGCAGAGCTACCTGTCGTTCCTGCCGGAGCAGCACACCGACTTCATCTTCTCGGTGTGGGCCGAGGAGCACGGCTTCTTCGGCTGCCTGCTCCTGCTGGCGCTCTACTTCGCCCTGGTGACGGTGGCGGTGGACATCGCCGGCAACGCCCGCGACCACTTCGGCCACTTCCTGGCGGTGGGGGTGAGCGCCATGCTGTTCTGGCAGACGGTGGTCAACATCGGGATGGTCACCGCCGTGCTGCCGGTGGTGGGGGTGACCCTGCCGCTCATGAGCTACGGCGGGTCCTCGGTGCTGGCCATCTTCGCCGGCATCGGCCTGCTGGCCAACGTCGGGATGCGCCGCTTCGTCAACTGA
- the trxA gene encoding thioredoxin, translated as MASSDVVTLQDSTFDAEVKQSDVPVLVDFWAVWCGPCKAIAPAVEDIARRYKGKLKVCKMDVDEHQAVPQAFGIRSIPTLLIFKGGQVVGTVVGADKGKLEEAVKKVTA; from the coding sequence ATGGCCTCCAGCGACGTCGTCACCCTGCAGGACTCCACCTTCGACGCCGAGGTCAAGCAGAGCGACGTGCCGGTGCTGGTGGACTTCTGGGCGGTCTGGTGCGGCCCCTGCAAGGCCATCGCCCCGGCCGTCGAGGACATCGCCCGCCGCTACAAGGGCAAGCTCAAGGTCTGCAAGATGGACGTGGACGAGCACCAGGCGGTGCCGCAGGCGTTCGGCATCCGCTCCATCCCCACCCTGCTCATCTTCAAGGGCGGCCAGGTGGTCGGCACGGTGGTGGGCGCCGACAAGGGCAAGCTCGAGGAGGCCGTCAAGAAGGTCACCGCCTAG
- a CDS encoding glutamyl-tRNA reductase — protein sequence MSLPDLFLVGLSHKSAPIEVRERVALSGEALKAALAELKRMDGVAEAFVVSTCNRVEVFVQASGEGPARHFFTSRAEQATDHLYVKRGSEAVRHLFRVASSLDSMVVGEQQILGQVKEAYGLASAASAAGGFMSRLCNRAFVTAKRVRTETEIGRGATSMSQVAVDLVAKIFENLEGRAILLVGAGKMGALSAKALKVLGADAVLVTNRSPERGQSLADQVGGTFRPWEQLEALLVEADVVIVSTGAPTYVLTRDLVKRAMKLRRHRNLCLIDLAVPRNVDPTCADLDEVYAYDVDDLERVVVANHEARRGEAVRAEAIVEAEVLAFAAERETRAALPVLAELRRRAERIARAEAERTLSSVGARLDEKGRRSVEMMAQAIVNKLLHGPTSRLKEAAASGDSALPGAAAALFGLEEQAAPPRARRDAGRGPAHQAATPEETK from the coding sequence GTGAGCCTGCCGGACCTCTTCCTGGTGGGGCTCTCGCACAAGAGCGCCCCCATCGAGGTGCGCGAGCGGGTGGCGCTCTCCGGCGAGGCCCTCAAGGCGGCGCTGGCCGAGCTGAAGCGGATGGACGGCGTGGCCGAGGCCTTCGTGGTCTCCACCTGCAACCGGGTGGAGGTCTTCGTGCAGGCCAGCGGCGAGGGGCCGGCGCGCCACTTCTTCACCAGCCGGGCCGAGCAGGCCACCGACCACCTCTACGTGAAGCGCGGCTCGGAGGCGGTGCGCCACCTCTTCCGGGTGGCCTCCTCGCTCGACTCCATGGTGGTGGGCGAGCAGCAGATCCTGGGCCAGGTGAAGGAGGCCTACGGCCTGGCCAGCGCGGCCAGCGCGGCCGGCGGCTTCATGTCGCGGCTGTGCAACCGCGCCTTCGTCACCGCCAAGCGGGTCCGCACCGAGACCGAGATCGGGCGCGGCGCCACCTCCATGTCGCAGGTGGCGGTCGACCTGGTGGCCAAGATCTTCGAGAACCTGGAGGGGCGGGCCATCCTGCTGGTGGGCGCCGGCAAGATGGGGGCGCTCTCCGCCAAGGCGCTCAAGGTGCTGGGCGCCGACGCGGTGCTGGTCACCAACCGCTCGCCGGAGCGCGGCCAGTCGCTGGCCGACCAGGTGGGCGGCACCTTCCGCCCCTGGGAGCAGCTGGAGGCGCTGCTGGTGGAGGCCGACGTGGTGATCGTCTCCACCGGCGCGCCCACCTACGTGCTGACCCGGGACCTGGTGAAGCGCGCCATGAAGCTGCGCCGCCACCGCAACCTGTGCCTCATCGACCTGGCGGTGCCCCGCAACGTCGACCCGACCTGCGCCGACCTCGACGAGGTCTACGCCTACGACGTGGACGACCTGGAGCGGGTGGTGGTGGCCAACCACGAGGCGCGGCGCGGCGAGGCGGTCCGCGCCGAGGCCATCGTGGAGGCCGAGGTGCTGGCCTTCGCGGCCGAGCGCGAGACCCGCGCCGCCCTGCCGGTGCTGGCCGAGCTGCGCCGCCGCGCCGAGCGCATCGCGCGCGCCGAGGCCGAGCGCACCCTCTCCTCGGTGGGCGCCAGGCTGGACGAGAAGGGGCGCCGCAGCGTCGAGATGATGGCCCAGGCCATCGTCAACAAGCTCCTGCACGGGCCGACCTCCCGCCTCAAGGAGGCGGCCGCCTCGGGGGACAGCGCGCTGCCCGGCGCCGCCGCCGCCCTGTTCGGACTCGAGGAGCAAGCCGCGCCCCCGCGCGCCCGGCGCGACGCCGGGCGCGGCCCGGCCCACCAGGCCGCCACCCCGGAGGAGACCAAGTGA
- the ccsA gene encoding cytochrome c biogenesis protein CcsA yields MSLELLRFAAGLYVVATIGYILFFARPTHLASAARVGAWFLSGAFVVHMVAIGLACKEFGGLEWFTLRGGFVLMAWLIAGTYLLVQRFYHLPTVGAFITPLVLLVLTPTLFGEGGSPGVAPATLRHPTLTLHIMTASLGVALFAIAFGVALMYLLQEREVKGKNFGVLFSRLPPLRSLDHLTQRLVRLGFVVFTVALLTGAVTASAVWKSAWSWDPQQISSLVVWLLYGAMVQLRHAGWHGRRYAILTMVGFTLVLGSMISLRAVPGVTLHTGTYAPAQPGAAP; encoded by the coding sequence ATGAGCCTCGAACTGCTTCGCTTCGCCGCCGGCCTCTACGTGGTGGCCACCATCGGCTACATCTTGTTCTTCGCCCGCCCCACCCACCTGGCCTCGGCGGCGCGGGTGGGCGCCTGGTTCCTCTCCGGCGCCTTCGTGGTCCACATGGTGGCCATCGGCCTGGCCTGCAAGGAGTTCGGCGGGCTGGAGTGGTTCACCCTGCGCGGCGGCTTCGTGCTGATGGCCTGGCTCATCGCCGGCACCTACCTGCTGGTGCAGCGCTTCTACCACCTGCCCACGGTGGGGGCCTTCATCACCCCGCTGGTGCTGCTGGTGCTCACGCCCACGCTCTTCGGCGAGGGGGGCTCGCCCGGCGTGGCCCCGGCCACGCTGCGCCACCCCACCCTGACCCTGCACATCATGACCGCCAGCCTGGGGGTGGCGCTCTTCGCCATCGCCTTCGGGGTGGCGCTCATGTACCTGCTGCAGGAGCGCGAGGTGAAGGGCAAGAACTTCGGCGTGCTCTTCTCGCGCCTGCCGCCGCTCCGCTCGCTCGACCACCTGACCCAGCGGCTGGTGCGCCTGGGCTTCGTGGTCTTCACGGTGGCGCTGCTCACCGGCGCGGTGACCGCCAGCGCCGTCTGGAAGAGCGCCTGGTCCTGGGACCCCCAGCAGATCTCCAGCCTGGTGGTCTGGCTGCTCTACGGCGCCATGGTGCAGCTGCGCCACGCCGGCTGGCACGGGCGGCGCTACGCCATCCTCACCATGGTGGGCTTCACGCTGGTGCTGGGCTCGATGATCAGCCTGCGGGCCGTGCCGGGCGTGACCCTGCACACCGGCACCTACGCGCCGGCGCAGCCGGGGGCCGCACCGTGA